Proteins encoded by one window of Xenopus tropicalis strain Nigerian chromosome 6, UCB_Xtro_10.0, whole genome shotgun sequence:
- the c18orf21 gene encoding UPF0711 protein C18orf21 homolog, producing MGSQKRFLESAALALKDSCPEMSRYLLSIRINSEKNNGSIENICPFCFQLFMPDNYKVRLKPKLKISPSIERLLKKEAKNHRLTLKQTRLLRKYKLAKSMLMVTCSTCSKVSKYAGESRHLLANGPGTPKTLRVNASTDLRIRTPGSSRKTNLSHSEEKLSSKGKSPVLTPRSCVSAQSSPATPAKSSKKGKFQFSKLKMLLSQEEREPSKKGNLQNFLSSLA from the exons ATGGGCTCTCAAAAGCGCTTTCTGGAATCGGCAGCCTTGGCTTTGAAAGACTCCTGCCCAGAGATGTCTCGCTATCTGCT ATCCATACGGATTAATTCCGAAA AAAATAATGGCTCCATAGAAAATATATGCCCATTCTGTTTCCAGCTCTTCATGCCTGATAATTATAAAGTTCGCTTAAAACCAAAACTGAAAATATCTCCATCCATTGAAAGacttttaaaaaaagaagcaaagaacCACCGACTCACCTTGAAGCAAACAAGACTTCTGAGGAAATATAAACTTGCAAAGAGCATGCTG ATGGTTACCTGTAGTACGTGTAGCAAAGTCTCTAAGTATGCTGGTGAAAGCAGACATCTTCTTGCAAATGGCCCGGGTACCCCAAAGACCTTACGAGTGAATGCATCCACAGATTTAAGAATAAGGACACCTGGTTCAAGCAGAAAAACAAACCTTTCTCACAGTGAAGAGAAGCTGAGTTCAAAAGGCAAAAGTCCTGTTTTAACACCAAG ATCCTGTGTGTCGGCACAGTCCTCTCCAGCCACCCCTGCAAAGTCTTCAAAAAAGGGGAAATTTCAATTTTCAAAGTTAAAAATGCTCCTTAGTCAAGAAGAGAGAGAACCAAGTAAAAAGGGCAATTTGCAAAACTTTCTGTCATCTCTTGCATGA
- the c18orf21 gene encoding UPF0711 protein C18orf21 homolog isoform X1: MCFGHWHYQALSSSLHSISIRINSEKNNGSIENICPFCFQLFMPDNYKVRLKPKLKISPSIERLLKKEAKNHRLTLKQTRLLRKYKLAKSMLMVTCSTCSKVSKYAGESRHLLANGPGTPKTLRVNASTDLRIRTPGSSRKTNLSHSEEKLSSKGKSPVLTPRSCVSAQSSPATPAKSSKKGKFQFSKLKMLLSQEEREPSKKGNLQNFLSSLA, translated from the exons ATGTGTTTTGGTCATTGGCATTATCAGGCTTTAAGCTCCTCGTTACACAGTAT ATCCATACGGATTAATTCCGAAA AAAATAATGGCTCCATAGAAAATATATGCCCATTCTGTTTCCAGCTCTTCATGCCTGATAATTATAAAGTTCGCTTAAAACCAAAACTGAAAATATCTCCATCCATTGAAAGacttttaaaaaaagaagcaaagaacCACCGACTCACCTTGAAGCAAACAAGACTTCTGAGGAAATATAAACTTGCAAAGAGCATGCTG ATGGTTACCTGTAGTACGTGTAGCAAAGTCTCTAAGTATGCTGGTGAAAGCAGACATCTTCTTGCAAATGGCCCGGGTACCCCAAAGACCTTACGAGTGAATGCATCCACAGATTTAAGAATAAGGACACCTGGTTCAAGCAGAAAAACAAACCTTTCTCACAGTGAAGAGAAGCTGAGTTCAAAAGGCAAAAGTCCTGTTTTAACACCAAG ATCCTGTGTGTCGGCACAGTCCTCTCCAGCCACCCCTGCAAAGTCTTCAAAAAAGGGGAAATTTCAATTTTCAAAGTTAAAAATGCTCCTTAGTCAAGAAGAGAGAGAACCAAGTAAAAAGGGCAATTTGCAAAACTTTCTGTCATCTCTTGCATGA